The sequence below is a genomic window from Cicer arietinum cultivar CDC Frontier isolate Library 1 chromosome 6, Cicar.CDCFrontier_v2.0, whole genome shotgun sequence.
TATGAATGTGTGTTCCATTGTGAAAAATGTCATACTTTTGTTTCTCTATCAGTGTCaaacaaaattgtttttagCAGGGTCTATGTTTTATTGTCATCAAGATTCAAACTCCGATCTTTATAGTAATAAatctatttaaattttcaattcaaatCAGTTGAATTATTCATTAGATTCTATCCGAAAAACTTACACAGTAAGAACAAACAATGTGTGATTTATTGATGCTTTGAATTTTGAACATGCAAATCTTGTCATTCACTAATACTTGGTTCAACTTGAACAACAGGAGCCTCTAAAGAAACAAGACACATTGATATTCAATGAAACTACAAACCAAACCAATTTTCCTCTTGAAAGGACAACAAAACATGAAgcacaaaataattattcagCTCATAATGCTTCTATGTCTATTAAAGAACAAAGAAGATCAGAAGAAGATGGATACAAGTGGAGAAAATATGGAGAAAAACAAGTGAAAGGGAGTGAAAATCCAAGAAGCTATTACAAGTGCACTCATTTTAGTTGCTTGATGAAGAAGAAAGTTGAAAGGTCTTTGGAAGGACATGTTACtgaaatagtatataaaggaagtcATAACCATCATAAGCCTCAATctaacaaaagaaaaacaaattcatCATGCACCAATTCAATGATTTCTGATCTTTCTTTGGGAGAGGATAATGAGTTTGAGCAAACTTCACAAACTAGTTATTCTGGTCGAGATTATGATGATTTGGGACTAGAGGCCAAAAGATGGTAAGCtcatgaatttgtttttttgtttatttattaacgAGCTATGAAACATTGACACTGACACGTTGACATCAGTAACAATTTGAAATATGGAGGAAATTGAATGTAACTATGTGTTGGTGTTGTGTCATGACAAACACTAACAAATGTCGGACACTGAACACGTCTTCAATTTGAAGTCTCGATGTTATACAGTTAACGAGTGAACCACTAATTGAGTTCTTGAAATTGCAGGGTCGCTGTCAAGTAAGtctttgaaattattaatatttcataggagtgttgttaaatagcggCTATAGTCGAGCTGTAGTGTAGCAGAATTTGAATTAACCGTTATTGTTCGGTGATATACGatttagtacaaaatattgtcaaatagtTGCTAAAGTGGTGCTCTAGCACTGTTTTGTAGCAGAATTTGGACAAACAACATAGactaaattttgttaatttgaagaatcaaattGAGAACATCATAGACTAAATTGGTAATCAATGTTGATTTGCATGAAGCACCAATGTTAGTGAGGTTGATTTTAGTATTGCTAATTATGATTCTCATTATTGCAGGAAAGGAGAGACTGAAAATGATAGCAATTCATATTCCACAGCTGGGACTAGAACTGTTAAGGAACCTAGAGTTGTTGTTCAAACTACAAGTGAAATTGATATACTTGATGATGGATATAGATGGAGGAAATATGGACAAAAAGTAGTTAAAGGAAATCCAAATCCAAggtatttgaataatttaactTATGGAAACAAAAAACAAACCATTTAGTTATATTGAAATGTCGGTAGTACGAAAAGAAACAAATGCTTCTGATTGGTAACTTTTTCGTTCAtttttttccatattttttgttaaaggaaaaattgattGTTTGTCGATTACTAAAAAAACAAGCACAATTTGTTTTATTCAATTTGTGCGAGATAACTTTCGTACTAAATAGTAGTTCTCTTATGAAGAAACGTTTGTTCATATTATGAAATGAAGTgcataaaaagaaacaaatgttTGTGATTAGTTACTTTTTCGTATATTTTATGTGTTGTATGTCAAAAAGAAAGTCGATTGTTTGTccactatttttaaaacaaacataaattatttcatGCAATTCGTGCGAGATAGTTTTCATACTAAGAAGTAGTTCTAATATAGAGAAATGTTAGATAGTACAGAAAAATTAcacaaaaagaaacaaatatttaaggattagtattttttttttcctttcatttttgtgttttactttaaagagaaaattggccgtttgttgatattttaaaaacaaacacGAATTACTTTGTGCAACTCGTGCAAGATAGCTTTCATACTAATTAACATTTCTAATAGTTAAATGGTTCTTAATGTTAAAATTCATTTACATCTTATATAACCATAACATGTTCTAAATATTGTTTCTGCAGGAGTTACTACAAATGTGTAATTCAAGGTTGTCCTGTTAGAAAACATGTTGAGAGAGCTGCACATGATATGAAAGCAGTAATCACAACATATGAAGGGAAGCATAACCATGATGTACCTATAGGAAGAGGAAGTGCAAGTTGTACCATTAACAAAGCTTCTCTTAACAACAACACATGTAATGTAACTCCTATAAGGCCCTCACCAATGACTAATTATTCTAACTCACAAAATTTCACAAATTTACTTCATGATTCTAAGATACTACCGACTTCGGGAACTCAACAACATTTTCAAATAGACATGGCACGGAGTTCTAGAAGTTTTTTGGATTGGTCAATTGGTTCAAATGTCAGTTCTGAACGGTACTCAGATGATGCATACTCAGTTAAAGATGACTCGCTCGTTCAGTCTTTTCTATCAACGAACATCTAATTTAGAATTAGAATATTAGACACCAACTTGAATCCTCTGTAGTTGTTCAGTCGGTGCAGACAATACTCAATCATTAGATTTGAAATGAAACTTAATCCAACGGTCGAAATTTTGCTACAATGACTAGATATGGCTGCAGAGGATCTATGTTCTGTTTATTATTGATATGTTTTTGTACTACATATGAATTGTAGTCTagttataatatcaaaatagaatAAGATGTGACTATAGACATCTATTAATTTAACTCCTATTAAGCATTGACAAAGACATAGACACGACACTGACATTGATACGCTGACATAAGTAataattcaagaaaataaaagtgattagTTGTAGTTACATATGTAAGACACTACACCTATTTGACTACAGACACACTTTGAATCTTGAGTGTTTGTGACTACATAGATTAGCACACTAAGATTAGAGCCTAGAAATAGAACTGCATCAACTTAAAGCTTGACAAGAGTTGGGACCAACTTCAAGTTTCATTTTGGGAATAACAGATGCAGAAACATTTTGGCTGATTAATTCTATAATTAGTTTGTTGTATTTGTTTAGCacgaaataaaatatttcttttgattaGTCTTGCTTTACAATCAATTACTATCTAGACTCCGTCCAGGGTAATTTTtggttttatattttgaaattttcaaaaactaaaatcagtttaatttttgaattgagTTTCACTTAGttgtttttttgaattaaatcattttttatcttgttttattagtaaaatgtaaaatattattaaataaaaataattaaaaataaataaattatattattttaaaataatttaaatattataaaattataatttatttataataattttaacaatagTAATTGAAAGTGATAGTTGTCAAATGTAGCTATTGTTACGGTGATAGATCATCGAAGAATGCTGCAGCAGTTGAAATAAGTGGTTGGTAGTCAAAGATGGTGGTCAGAATGTGAACAACGATAATCAAAATGGTGAACAATAGTAGTTGCCGACGATTGTTGAAAGTAGGTGATTGGTGGCGGTAGTAGTTGTTAGAGTGGTGCTAATATCTATTAATTAATCgcatgttaatttaaaaataataatcataaatttttttttttgagtctttcaaaattaaataaaaaatcaattcattctattttatccaaataaattttaattttaaaattgacttTTTGGAACGACCAAAATCTCACGAACACCCGCATTCTTTGTCTTGCAATTTCAACTATCCTTTCACAGATTAAAACAGAGTATCTactttttatgtaaaatttacCAAAGACACGtagtaaacataattttttattaatgtatacTTTTGATTTTCGCAAGGCTAAACATGAAAGAAAAAAGTACTTACTTATATTACATATGTACCATCTTAACTATCATTTAAAAGTTATTCACTCAtactaaaaaaatcaataaattttgttaCTTGTGAATAGAATTAGTTGTTTTTTCAATAATACTCacaactatttattattttatttcatatattttctctctaaaaaaaatattgaaggaTACTTTggacaaaataataatagtattattttgaattttgaaaatggaaaatgaaaaacaaaaaagcaacgcaaaaaaaaattctaaaaaaacacttaaaaaggAACGAAAGGAGTATCTTATATAAAACAACCAGaattttaaagagaaaaataaaatgcttTATAGATATAAGATTAATGTCACAGAAACAAAAgaattaatacaattttaacgTTTGTTTGTCTGTTTTAGTCAAGAAGTGTCTGTTTCTTTGAGTTACATACAAAATAATACATCAAGattgtattaattaaatataaaatatcaacatatttttaaatatgaagaaaaaaaaaatactattgcATGAAACAAGTAGAATCTCATTGTAGCATTACACAAATATTTAAATCACCTCCTTACACAAATTTAtagataaatgtattttatttagaaataaattataaaaggaTGAAAGTTGATATAGGATAAAATTTAGTGCAACATCATATATAATTTTGGGCTGATAATCTGTATCCTGATATGATGGCTGATATTGCAAGACATAAAAAGGCAAAAAATAACATTGAAATGGATGCAGTTGAAGAGTCTGTAAATACATCATCTATAACTTC
It includes:
- the LOC101509113 gene encoding probable WRKY transcription factor 26 — its product is MSFSFNNHFSNNNNNNTTLDIAKLATSSGQFKSDYDDDHFGFDEVVYSSYSDFPPGFSPPELLNSPFFLSSPNSNIPSSYTTEPSSGQSINNKRNIGTEDQQHSTKLDETELSDLSFQNQKQNVHDLFQSSTTMFQVEPLKKQDTLIFNETTNQTNFPLERTTKHEAQNNYSAHNASMSIKEQRRSEEDGYKWRKYGEKQVKGSENPRSYYKCTHFSCLMKKKVERSLEGHVTEIVYKGSHNHHKPQSNKRKTNSSCTNSMISDLSLGEDNEFEQTSQTSYSGRDYDDLGLEAKRWKGETENDSNSYSTAGTRTVKEPRVVVQTTSEIDILDDGYRWRKYGQKVVKGNPNPRSYYKCVIQGCPVRKHVERAAHDMKAVITTYEGKHNHDVPIGRGSASCTINKASLNNNTCNVTPIRPSPMTNYSNSQNFTNLLHDSKILPTSGTQQHFQIDMARSSRSFLDWSIGSNVSSERYSDDAYSVKDDSLVQSFLSTNI